One window of Candidatus Eisenbacteria bacterium genomic DNA carries:
- a CDS encoding response regulator, with translation MDRKRILVVDDEIYIVHILEFSLTMEGYQVLTAADGEEAMRLIEQERPDLVVLDIMMPKMDGYEVCRRLRQDEQLKGIPVILLSAKGRAVDREVGLQAGADDYITKPFSPRKLLEKIRDLLDRDELPKVVGL, from the coding sequence GTGGATCGCAAACGCATCCTTGTTGTCGATGACGAGATCTACATCGTCCACATACTCGAGTTCAGCCTCACCATGGAGGGGTACCAGGTCCTCACCGCGGCCGACGGAGAGGAGGCCATGCGGCTCATCGAGCAGGAGCGGCCCGATCTGGTCGTCCTCGACATCATGATGCCCAAGATGGACGGCTACGAGGTCTGCCGCCGGCTGCGTCAGGACGAGCAGCTCAAGGGCATCCCGGTGATCCTGCTCTCCGCCAAGGGACGCGCCGTCGACCGCGAGGTCGGGCTCCAGGCCGGGGCGGACGACTACATCACGAAGCCGTTCAGCCCTCGCAAGCTCCTCGAGAAGATCCGCGACCTTCTCGATCGGGACGAGCTTCCCAAGGTGGTCGGGTTGTAA